In Quercus robur chromosome 10, dhQueRobu3.1, whole genome shotgun sequence, a genomic segment contains:
- the LOC126701411 gene encoding transcription factor MYB1R1 — MEMEMKSETCGNGEIMLFGVRVVVDSMRKSVSMNNLSQYEQPQPQPQPQQPHQDGEASNNSSNKIQSKDDVAAGYASADDAVPSSRATRERERKRGVPWTEDEHKLFLLGLQKVGKGDWRGISRNFVKTRTPTQVASHAQKYFLRRTNLNRRRRRSSLFDITTDTVTAIPMEDEPGYNNQDNVSNSHSLPPPPPETCNFSGYPMMTAFPMTVGPAVVPVPIENPMENLSLGQGNLDINASSKLVRPIPIHKATHAATITDLNLNWKSASDPSPLTLKLSLTSDQRESPSRHPSAFQAMPNFNNGDSIITVA; from the exons atggagatggagatgaaGTCAGAGACGTGTGGAAACGGAGAGATCATGTTGTTTGGGGTGAGAGTTGTGGTGGACTCGATGAGGAAGAGCGTGAGTATGAACAATCTCTCTCAGTATGAAcagcctcagcctcagcctcagcctcaACAACCTCATCAAGATGGAGAGGCTTCCAATAATAGTAGCAATAAGATTCAATCCAAAGATGATGTTGCTGCTGGTTACGCCTCCGCCGACGACGCCGTCCCTAGCTCACGCGCCACCCGTGAACGTGAACGTAAACGAG GTGTGCCATGGACAGAGGACGAGCACAAGCTATTCCTGCTGGGATTGCAGAAAGTAGGGAAAGGAGATTGGAGAGGAATATCTAGAAACTTTGTGAAGACTCGCACGCCAACCCAGGTTGCAAGTCATGCTCAGAAGTACTTTCTCCGCCGTACCAACCTCAATCGCCGCCGCCGCCGATCTAGCCTCTTTGATATCACCACTGATACG GTCACAGCAATTCCAATGGAAGACGAACCAGGGTATAACAATCAAGATAATGTGTCGAATTCACATTCATTGCCACCTCCACCGCCTGAAACATGCAATTTTAGTGGTTATCCTATGATGACTGCATTTCCAATGACTGTTGGGCCAGCTGTGGTTCCAGTTCCCATTGAGAACCCAATGGAAAATCTAAGCTTAGGACAGGGGAATCTGGATATCAATGCATCATCAAAGCTTGTCCGTCCAATTCCTATCCATAAGGCTACTCATGCCGCAACCATAACGGACCTTAACTTGAATTGGAAGTCGGCTTCTGATCCTTCACCATTGACTCTCAAGCTGTCATTGACATCTGATCAGAGGGAGTCACCGTCGAGGCATCCTTCAGCTTTCCAAGCAATGCCAAACTTCAACAATGGGGATAGTATCATCACTGTTGcttga